One part of the Vibrio ponticus genome encodes these proteins:
- a CDS encoding ABC transporter permease: MEQVLNSLKLPTDKNIRYLLVILVGILLVMGFSSGQAFFSLDNLQSMSSQMPLLGLLALAMAVCMLTGGINLSIIATTNACGLVMASIITQAPDSSMMLVMALAGGLATAVVIGLLNGALIAYVGVSPILATLGMMTLINGLNVLISGGSVISGFPEALLILGNGVLMGIPMPLILFVAFAIGLWALLEHTSLGRTIYLMGSNEKATRFSGINTQKATLYVYILSSMLCWVAAIVMMAKFNSAKAGYGESYLLIAILASVLGGINPDGGFGRIIGIGLALIVLQTLESGLNLLGVSSYLTMALWGGILILFIFLQKNKA; encoded by the coding sequence ATGGAACAAGTACTCAATAGTTTGAAATTGCCAACAGATAAGAATATTCGTTACTTGTTAGTGATTCTCGTCGGCATTTTATTAGTGATGGGTTTTTCAAGTGGTCAGGCGTTCTTTTCCCTAGATAACTTACAGTCAATGTCATCGCAAATGCCATTGTTAGGCTTGCTTGCACTGGCTATGGCGGTTTGTATGTTGACGGGGGGGATCAACCTTTCCATCATCGCGACGACCAATGCTTGTGGTTTAGTGATGGCAAGTATCATTACTCAAGCCCCGGATAGTTCAATGATGTTAGTGATGGCATTGGCTGGTGGCTTGGCTACAGCGGTTGTAATCGGGCTGCTTAATGGTGCGTTAATAGCGTATGTTGGGGTGTCACCTATTCTTGCTACGCTCGGGATGATGACACTGATTAATGGTCTAAATGTGCTGATTTCAGGCGGTAGCGTGATCTCTGGTTTCCCAGAGGCATTACTGATACTAGGTAATGGCGTGCTAATGGGTATCCCGATGCCGCTAATCTTATTTGTGGCGTTTGCGATTGGCTTATGGGCATTGCTTGAACACACAAGTTTGGGGCGCACCATCTATCTAATGGGCTCAAATGAGAAAGCGACACGCTTCTCAGGCATTAATACACAAAAAGCGACGCTGTATGTCTACATCCTATCCTCAATGTTGTGTTGGGTGGCTGCCATCGTCATGATGGCAAAATTTAACTCAGCGAAAGCAGGATATGGTGAATCCTACTTGCTGATTGCTATCTTGGCATCCGTACTGGGAGGCATTAACCCAGATGGTGGATTTGGACGCATTATTGGTATTGGTTTAGCACTGATTGTGCTGCAAACATTGGAAAGTGGTCTTAATTTGCTGGGAGTGAGCAGCTATCTCACTATGGCGCTGTGGGGCGGCATCTTGATCCTATTTATCTTCTTACAAAAAAATAAGGCTTAA
- a CDS encoding methyltransferase domain-containing protein gives MYRISELGELVGLSRTTLLYYEKLGLIQGKRMSNGYRTYSEMDLQRLRLIQQLQSGGLTLKECKACLEAKVERQLLLERLNQLDQEIAQKQQSRDLLAALLGEKPLTDWHEMLDKVAPDAHIDWLIKQGFSETDAQRLRWLSKDMNTHEAYMADFYRIFDPLERRGPGSEVDTLKALAKVPASFSTVLEIGCGLGIATKLLAQHCDAHITAIDNDQEAISALQTQFAADANKVKFECASMTDLPYAEQSFDLIWSEGSAYIMGVNNAFKQWRPLLKDGGVLVLSDLVWVTDEPSEVSQAFWGSEYPDMTNAATRIAQAKAAGYKLVDSFAISDEAWDGYYQPLANQVAALKAEMPDSQAIKDIERELHAYSKRNDQFDYQIFILTKA, from the coding sequence ATGTATCGAATTTCTGAACTTGGTGAACTGGTCGGCTTATCTCGCACAACACTGCTCTACTACGAAAAGTTGGGGCTGATTCAAGGTAAGCGGATGAGCAATGGCTATCGCACCTACAGTGAGATGGATTTGCAGCGTTTGCGCCTAATTCAACAGCTGCAAAGTGGGGGGCTGACACTCAAAGAGTGCAAAGCCTGCCTTGAAGCAAAAGTTGAACGTCAGTTATTACTTGAAAGGCTCAATCAGCTTGATCAAGAGATTGCGCAAAAGCAGCAGTCTCGCGATTTGTTGGCGGCGTTACTTGGTGAAAAGCCGCTGACTGATTGGCATGAAATGTTAGATAAAGTTGCGCCAGATGCTCACATAGATTGGCTAATCAAGCAGGGGTTTAGTGAAACAGATGCGCAGCGCTTACGATGGTTATCCAAAGATATGAACACACATGAAGCCTATATGGCTGACTTTTATCGCATTTTCGACCCACTAGAAAGGCGCGGTCCGGGCTCAGAAGTGGATACCTTAAAAGCATTAGCTAAAGTACCAGCAAGCTTTAGCACTGTGTTGGAAATTGGTTGTGGTTTGGGGATTGCGACTAAGTTGTTGGCGCAGCATTGCGATGCACATATTACCGCAATAGATAACGATCAAGAGGCGATTAGCGCCTTGCAAACCCAATTTGCCGCAGACGCGAACAAAGTCAAGTTTGAATGTGCCAGCATGACGGACTTGCCTTATGCCGAGCAGTCATTCGATCTAATTTGGTCTGAGGGTAGCGCCTACATCATGGGGGTGAACAACGCTTTTAAGCAGTGGCGACCTTTACTCAAAGATGGTGGGGTTTTAGTGCTCAGTGATTTGGTATGGGTGACCGATGAGCCGAGTGAGGTTAGCCAAGCTTTCTGGGGGAGTGAATACCCAGATATGACCAATGCTGCAACGCGTATCGCGCAAGCTAAAGCCGCTGGCTATAAACTGGTTGATAGCTTTGCAATTAGTGACGAGGCGTGGGACGGTTACTACCAACCACTTGCCAACCAAGTCGCAGCATTGAAAGCGGAGATGCCAGACTCACAAGCGATTAAAGATATTGAACGTGAGTTGCATGCTTACTCGAAGCGCAATGACCAATTTGACTATCAAATATTTATTTTAACGAAAGCCTAA
- a CDS encoding sugar ABC transporter ATP-binding protein, whose product MSGTPFITLKQVSKHFGSVKALDGINLTFNQGEVHCLAGKNGCGKSTLFKVISGVHAPEKGAEIVLGGKTYQRLNPQQSIEHGIQVIYQDLSLFPNLTVAENIAIQDHVAWAKGLVQQKRIQDIAIQAMAKVGVKLPLQKRVEQLSIAECQLVAICRAMASDAKLMIMDEPTASLTRTEVNHLIKVVEDLKSKGVTVVFVSHKLDEVMEISDRITVIRDGRTVGTYQADEVDSDELAFLMTGQRFEFTPLPAYQQQGEVKLEVKNLTKQGQFSDISFSVRKGEIVSITGLLGAGRTELCMALFGMTRPDSGEILINQQVVSFDSNRDAIAHGIGYVSEDRMSTGLVMEQAIQDNITASVLPRLRKTSGFLDHLKANKLVSTLISSLSIKVADPKLPVTSLSGGNAQRISIAKWIAAEPEVLILDSPTVGVDVANKEAIYNIAKDLASQGMAIIMVSDEIPEVFYNSHRVIVMKEGRFTHDFQPTHSSEQEIMEAVNA is encoded by the coding sequence ATGTCTGGTACTCCTTTTATTACCCTCAAACAGGTTTCAAAACACTTTGGATCTGTCAAAGCGCTAGATGGTATTAACCTCACTTTTAATCAAGGCGAAGTACACTGTTTGGCAGGAAAAAATGGCTGCGGTAAGAGCACTTTGTTTAAAGTGATCTCGGGCGTTCATGCTCCTGAGAAGGGGGCAGAAATCGTACTGGGTGGCAAAACTTATCAACGCTTAAACCCACAACAATCAATTGAGCATGGTATTCAGGTTATCTATCAAGATCTGTCGCTTTTTCCTAACTTGACGGTAGCGGAAAATATTGCGATTCAAGACCATGTTGCTTGGGCTAAAGGGTTAGTCCAACAGAAACGAATTCAAGACATTGCTATTCAGGCAATGGCAAAAGTAGGGGTAAAGCTGCCACTGCAAAAGCGTGTAGAACAGCTTTCTATTGCTGAATGTCAGCTAGTGGCTATCTGCCGTGCAATGGCTTCTGATGCCAAGCTGATGATTATGGATGAACCGACAGCTTCGCTTACCCGAACAGAAGTGAATCACCTAATTAAAGTGGTTGAGGATCTAAAATCGAAAGGCGTTACAGTCGTGTTTGTTAGCCATAAACTCGATGAGGTAATGGAGATTTCTGATCGTATTACTGTTATTCGTGATGGTCGCACTGTTGGGACCTACCAAGCGGATGAGGTTGACAGCGATGAGTTGGCATTTTTAATGACAGGTCAGCGTTTTGAATTTACACCATTACCAGCATACCAACAACAAGGTGAGGTAAAGCTAGAGGTTAAAAATCTCACCAAACAAGGGCAATTTAGCGATATTTCTTTCTCAGTCCGCAAAGGAGAGATTGTCTCTATTACCGGTTTACTTGGTGCCGGTCGAACAGAGTTATGCATGGCATTATTCGGTATGACTCGACCAGATAGTGGTGAGATTTTAATTAACCAGCAAGTGGTGTCATTTGATTCAAATCGTGATGCCATTGCTCACGGTATTGGCTATGTATCGGAAGATCGGATGTCGACAGGGTTGGTTATGGAACAAGCCATTCAGGACAATATCACTGCTTCCGTTCTACCACGTTTACGTAAAACGTCGGGCTTTTTAGACCACCTCAAAGCGAATAAATTGGTTTCCACGTTAATTTCATCGTTGTCGATTAAAGTCGCGGATCCTAAATTGCCAGTTACCAGTCTCTCCGGTGGTAATGCACAGCGTATTTCAATCGCTAAATGGATTGCTGCTGAGCCAGAAGTATTAATTTTAGACTCACCGACTGTTGGCGTGGATGTGGCGAATAAAGAAGCCATATATAACATTGCAAAAGATCTCGCTTCACAAGGCATGGCAATCATTATGGTTAGCGATGAAATTCCAGAAGTGTTTTATAACAGTCATCGTGTGATTGTAATGAAAGAAGGGCGTTTTACTCATGACTTCCAGCCTACTCACTCTTCAGAACAAGAAATTATGGAGGCGGTCAATGCTTAA
- a CDS encoding ABC transporter permease: MLNAVSCSLSSFTKRHEFYLALMIVSIVGVLGITSEDFLTLGNIFDMSVSSAILGIMACGLFVVLIAGGIDISFPATAAIAQYVTATYILTIGGNFMIAFAIATVVGVLLGMINATLVYKLKVPAIIITISTLNLFFGLLIYFSNGEWLYGFPDWFMYGIELFTFTGSDGYDYGLSLPIITLVAMIALTSFLMSKTRLGRQIYAVGGNADAASRIGINLFGINLFVYGYMGALAGIASVVQTQITQSVAPNSLMGFELTVLAAVVLGGTSMTGGKGTLFGVVLGVILLAVVKNGLTLLGVPSYWHTVVTGLIIVCSISMTAINEKKQAAQGA; encoded by the coding sequence ATGCTTAATGCTGTTAGCTGCTCATTGTCCTCATTTACCAAACGACATGAGTTTTACCTTGCGCTAATGATTGTGTCGATCGTTGGAGTGTTGGGGATCACTTCGGAAGACTTTTTGACCCTAGGCAATATTTTCGACATGTCCGTCAGCTCAGCAATTTTGGGCATTATGGCATGTGGTCTTTTCGTCGTATTGATTGCTGGTGGTATTGATATCTCCTTTCCAGCGACGGCGGCAATCGCACAATATGTCACCGCTACCTACATCTTAACGATAGGCGGTAACTTTATGATTGCTTTCGCGATTGCTACGGTAGTAGGTGTGTTGCTTGGCATGATTAACGCGACATTAGTTTACAAACTCAAAGTGCCCGCGATCATCATTACCATCTCAACGCTAAACCTGTTCTTTGGCTTGCTGATTTACTTCAGCAATGGCGAGTGGCTGTACGGTTTCCCTGACTGGTTTATGTACGGCATTGAGTTATTCACGTTTACCGGTAGTGATGGCTACGATTATGGCTTATCTCTTCCAATTATTACCTTGGTTGCGATGATTGCGTTAACGTCATTTTTGATGTCAAAAACTCGTTTGGGTCGCCAGATCTACGCGGTTGGCGGTAACGCAGATGCGGCTAGCCGTATCGGGATTAATTTGTTTGGTATTAACTTATTCGTCTATGGCTATATGGGGGCTTTAGCCGGTATTGCTTCTGTGGTGCAAACCCAAATTACTCAATCAGTTGCACCTAACTCGCTTATGGGTTTTGAGTTAACGGTATTGGCTGCTGTCGTACTTGGTGGCACTAGCATGACTGGAGGTAAAGGCACTCTGTTTGGTGTTGTGCTGGGTGTCATTTTGCTTGCGGTGGTCAAAAATGGTCTGACTCTGCTGGGGGTTCCGTCTTACTGGCATACCGTTGTGACAGGTTTGATTATTGTTTGCAGTATTAGTATGACCGCGATTAATGAAAAGAAACAAGCGGCGCAGGGGGCATAA
- a CDS encoding autoinducer 2 ABC transporter substrate-binding protein: protein MKKVLLKAAALTLALSAAGVHAKDYEIVNVVKVSGIPWFNQMNKGIEQAATDFGVNARQLGPSTPDPAQQVKIIEDLIAKGVDAITVVPNDVTVLEPVFKKAREKGIIVLTHESPDGHGADWDIETIDNQAYAKATMDELAKNMGEKGGYAVYVGSLTVPLHNNWANLAIDYQKQAYPEMYEVTSRMPVAESIDQSYAATNDLMKAHSDMAGIVSYGSLGGIGAGEAIKKKRAKDKISVVGIMMPSQAAPYLMRGEIDKGFLWNPADAGYAMVAVAKQMLEGKDVSQGVKVAGLGDADIDTEKRVIKFNKILEVDKTNARALGF, encoded by the coding sequence ATGAAAAAGGTCTTACTGAAAGCTGCTGCTTTAACGCTTGCACTGAGTGCTGCTGGCGTACATGCCAAAGATTACGAGATCGTCAACGTAGTAAAAGTATCTGGTATTCCATGGTTTAACCAAATGAATAAAGGTATTGAGCAAGCGGCGACGGACTTTGGCGTAAATGCACGTCAGCTTGGTCCTTCTACACCAGATCCAGCGCAACAAGTTAAAATTATAGAAGACTTAATCGCGAAAGGTGTTGATGCGATTACAGTAGTACCAAATGATGTAACGGTTCTTGAGCCAGTATTTAAGAAGGCTCGTGAGAAAGGCATTATTGTACTGACTCATGAGTCACCGGATGGTCATGGTGCAGATTGGGATATTGAGACAATCGACAATCAGGCTTATGCCAAAGCGACCATGGATGAGTTAGCGAAAAATATGGGTGAAAAAGGTGGATATGCCGTATATGTCGGCTCACTAACGGTGCCACTGCATAATAACTGGGCTAACTTAGCCATTGACTATCAGAAGCAAGCTTACCCAGAGATGTATGAAGTGACGAGTCGTATGCCTGTTGCTGAAAGTATCGACCAATCGTATGCAGCGACAAATGATCTAATGAAAGCACACTCAGATATGGCGGGTATTGTTTCTTATGGTTCATTAGGCGGTATCGGCGCCGGTGAAGCGATTAAGAAAAAACGTGCCAAGGATAAGATCAGCGTGGTAGGTATCATGATGCCAAGCCAAGCGGCTCCATATCTAATGCGTGGTGAGATTGACAAAGGCTTCCTATGGAACCCAGCAGATGCTGGCTACGCTATGGTAGCGGTAGCGAAGCAGATGTTAGAAGGCAAAGATGTTTCACAAGGTGTGAAGGTGGCTGGTCTAGGTGATGCGGATATTGATACTGAAAAACGTGTCATCAAATTCAATAAGATCCTAGAAGTAGATAAAACCAATGCTAGAGCGTTAGGCTTTTAA
- a CDS encoding ferredoxin reductase family protein, with amino-acid sequence MKKLYLTVVTLVATCTLIWLQAEPNLFSYDQFMQWRSALIQGTGIVSLLLLTLTMLLALRLPIIDRLTAGLDKSYRLHKWVAIYGVLLGAVHWLLAIVPKKLVQYGLLERGSQSRPQLDAESFQAMVMNLRGGAESIGEMALYAFIALTLIALFAPIQYKRFKLTHKAMAVAFVVIAYHSVVLLKPAYWSSLITPIVLLLAVVGISCAVWSLLGKVGKKRRYQGNVEALNLDAANQTQILRLNVPNWCGHNAGQFAFLKVKGEEAHPFTISSTNDKPYIEFTIKALGDFTGNLSQYVAVGDDIEVEGPYGHFEFNDDKQQVWIAGGIGIAAFKARLQQLAINHAEQNDVEYRERKPVHLYYCTQAPSPELVTELEHLAKQAKVHFHLIDNRTMRFLTIDKIKNQLFSGTSGSLDNLSFWFCGPTGFSQALKQQLKQQRFDLNGFHSELFNFR; translated from the coding sequence ATGAAAAAACTCTATCTCACCGTTGTCACACTCGTCGCAACTTGTACGCTAATTTGGCTACAAGCTGAGCCAAATCTATTTAGTTATGACCAATTTATGCAGTGGCGCAGTGCCCTCATTCAAGGTACTGGTATTGTCTCTCTGTTACTGTTAACCCTGACGATGTTATTGGCGCTGCGTTTGCCAATTATCGACCGCCTCACAGCCGGATTAGATAAGTCATACCGCTTGCACAAATGGGTCGCCATTTATGGCGTGCTCCTCGGTGCGGTGCATTGGCTGCTGGCTATCGTGCCGAAAAAACTGGTCCAATATGGTTTGCTAGAGCGTGGCAGTCAGTCTCGACCACAACTCGATGCTGAATCATTCCAAGCCATGGTGATGAACTTACGTGGCGGCGCTGAATCAATTGGCGAAATGGCGCTGTATGCTTTTATTGCGCTGACTCTGATTGCCCTATTTGCACCCATTCAGTACAAGCGCTTTAAGCTAACACATAAGGCAATGGCGGTGGCGTTTGTGGTGATCGCTTATCACTCCGTCGTGTTATTAAAGCCTGCCTATTGGAGTAGCTTAATCACTCCAATCGTGCTGTTACTGGCGGTGGTTGGTATTAGCTGCGCAGTCTGGAGTCTACTTGGCAAAGTCGGCAAAAAACGCCGCTATCAAGGTAACGTTGAAGCACTAAATTTAGATGCGGCAAATCAAACCCAGATATTACGCCTAAATGTACCTAACTGGTGTGGGCACAACGCGGGGCAGTTTGCCTTCCTAAAAGTAAAAGGCGAAGAAGCGCATCCGTTTACCATTAGCTCAACCAATGACAAACCCTATATCGAGTTCACCATTAAGGCGCTGGGTGATTTCACCGGCAACCTCAGCCAATACGTTGCCGTCGGTGACGATATTGAAGTTGAAGGTCCTTATGGTCACTTTGAGTTTAATGATGACAAGCAGCAAGTGTGGATAGCTGGCGGCATTGGCATTGCTGCGTTTAAAGCGCGCTTGCAACAACTCGCGATCAATCATGCTGAGCAAAATGATGTTGAGTACCGTGAAAGAAAGCCAGTGCATTTATATTATTGCACTCAAGCGCCGTCACCTGAGTTGGTGACAGAATTGGAGCACCTCGCTAAACAAGCCAAAGTGCATTTTCATCTTATCGACAATCGCACTATGCGTTTTTTGACCATAGATAAAATCAAAAACCAGCTTTTCAGCGGCACTTCAGGCTCACTTGATAACCTGAGTTTTTGGTTCTGCGGTCCAACTGGGTTTAGCCAAGCTCTTAAGCAGCAGTTAAAACAACAACGCTTTGACCTGAACGGTTTTCATAGTGAGCTGTTTAACTTCCGTTAA
- a CDS encoding GNAT family N-acetyltransferase translates to MNYSILDLTQQDEIKDLFQATFSDSEGADEGAVIGELANQLVVTTNSDEMVIVGASENDTLVGCVIFTKFHFKSNSINAYLLSPAAVATSAQGKGIGQKLITFGLETLKAQGVELVVTYGDPSFYSKVGFAQITEEQVKAPLVLSYPHGWLGQKLDGSDLVVIDSETLCAPALNEQKYW, encoded by the coding sequence ATGAATTACTCGATTTTAGATTTAACTCAACAAGACGAAATTAAAGACTTATTCCAAGCAACGTTCAGTGACTCAGAGGGTGCAGATGAAGGCGCGGTTATTGGTGAACTTGCCAATCAACTTGTGGTGACCACCAATAGTGATGAGATGGTGATTGTCGGCGCAAGCGAGAACGACACGCTAGTGGGCTGTGTGATTTTCACCAAGTTCCACTTTAAGTCCAATAGCATCAATGCTTACTTACTTTCTCCTGCTGCAGTGGCAACGTCGGCTCAAGGCAAAGGTATTGGTCAGAAGCTGATTACGTTTGGTTTAGAAACGTTGAAGGCTCAAGGTGTTGAGCTCGTCGTGACTTATGGTGACCCTAGCTTCTACTCTAAAGTAGGTTTTGCTCAGATCACGGAAGAGCAAGTGAAAGCGCCATTGGTGCTTAGCTACCCGCACGGCTGGCTAGGTCAGAAGCTTGATGGCAGCGACTTAGTCGTGATTGATAGCGAAACACTATGTGCGCCAGCTCTCAACGAACAAAAATACTGGTAA
- a CDS encoding cytochrome-c peroxidase, with the protein MKTILAVCVMSVLSFGAYAERQDQEPIKVIEPITGLDAQKVELGKTLWFEPRLSASNTISCNSCHNLARGGVDNLPTSIGHKWAIGPINSPTVFNSDLNFVQFWNGRAKDLKEQAAGPIANPLEMALTHELAIETLQSIPQYREMFKQAYGVNEITIEEVTDAIAIFEKTLRTPNAPFDQWLKGDDMALTQVQKEGYDLFKAKGCTTCHAGPLAGGQMYQKMGLVKPFATDNPDIGRKAITGNDFDKFVFKVPTLRNIELTYPYFHDGSVWDLEEAIMLMADIQLGMGVNEQEAVKIAEFLRSLTGDLPQVTLPHLPPSSNETVRPNI; encoded by the coding sequence ATGAAAACAATCTTAGCAGTCTGTGTAATGTCGGTTTTATCGTTTGGCGCTTATGCTGAGCGACAAGATCAAGAGCCAATCAAAGTCATCGAACCCATTACGGGCTTAGATGCACAAAAAGTCGAGCTGGGTAAAACCCTATGGTTTGAGCCACGTTTATCGGCATCCAATACTATCTCTTGTAACTCCTGCCATAACTTAGCGCGTGGCGGTGTTGATAACTTGCCAACGTCGATTGGGCATAAATGGGCAATCGGACCCATTAACTCACCAACCGTGTTTAACTCGGATCTTAACTTCGTCCAGTTTTGGAATGGTCGAGCCAAAGATCTCAAAGAGCAAGCGGCAGGTCCTATTGCTAACCCATTAGAAATGGCGCTCACTCATGAGTTGGCGATTGAGACGTTGCAGTCAATTCCCCAATATCGCGAGATGTTTAAACAAGCCTATGGCGTGAATGAAATCACGATTGAAGAAGTCACAGATGCCATCGCGATTTTTGAGAAGACTTTGCGTACACCAAACGCACCGTTTGACCAGTGGTTAAAAGGCGATGACATGGCGCTGACGCAAGTGCAAAAAGAAGGCTACGATCTGTTTAAAGCCAAAGGCTGTACGACGTGTCACGCTGGTCCATTGGCGGGTGGGCAGATGTACCAAAAGATGGGGCTAGTTAAACCATTTGCAACGGATAACCCAGATATTGGGCGTAAAGCGATCACGGGTAACGACTTTGATAAGTTTGTCTTTAAAGTCCCGACGCTGCGCAATATCGAATTGACCTATCCCTACTTCCACGATGGTTCCGTGTGGGATTTGGAAGAGGCGATTATGTTGATGGCGGATATTCAACTAGGTATGGGTGTTAATGAGCAAGAAGCGGTGAAAATTGCTGAATTCCTACGTTCACTGACTGGCGACTTACCACAAGTGACGTTGCCGCACTTACCGCCTTCAAGTAACGAAACGGTACGTCCAAACATCTAA
- a CDS encoding FGGY-family carbohydrate kinase, translating to MSIYFIGVDVGSGSARAGVFDAHGRKVGEAKRDTLMFKPQADFVEQSSDNIWQSVCLAVKDAVSQANIDPIQVKGIGFDATCSLVVLDKNGQPLTVSPTGRSEQNIVMWMDHRAIAQADRINHTEHPVLAYVGNRISPEMQTPKLLWLKQNMPNTWSKAGYFFDLPDFLTWKATFDDSRSLCSTVCKWTYLGHESKWDKSFFELIGLEDLLENNAKTIGERILPMGQPVGDGLTVHAADDLGLMPGTAVGTSIIDAHAGGIGVLGAAGMTGEKADFNTRLALIGGTSSCHMAAAKTARFIDGVWGAYYSAMIPGYWLNEGGQSATGALIDHIITSHPLYESAKEQASKLGQTVYQLLNDRLLALAGSKEDIAFLTKDIHVLPYFHGNRSPRANAHLTGTITGLKMSKTLDDMALQYLATIQGIALGTRHIIEVMNDAGYEIDTIMACGGGTKNTVFLQEHANATGCMILLPEESEAVLLGSAMLGSVAAGFYSDIPDAMNAMSRISKSVMPQTERIKHFYDAKYQIFHKMYQDDAEYKALMSEF from the coding sequence ATGAGTATTTATTTTATCGGCGTTGATGTTGGCAGTGGCAGCGCACGAGCTGGGGTCTTTGATGCTCATGGTCGAAAAGTGGGTGAAGCTAAACGTGATACCTTGATGTTTAAACCTCAAGCTGATTTTGTTGAGCAGTCTTCTGACAATATTTGGCAAAGTGTATGTCTAGCGGTTAAAGATGCAGTGTCTCAAGCGAATATTGATCCTATTCAGGTCAAAGGTATCGGTTTTGATGCCACTTGTTCGTTGGTTGTTTTGGACAAAAATGGTCAACCTTTAACTGTCAGCCCAACGGGGCGTAGTGAGCAGAATATCGTTATGTGGATGGATCACCGAGCGATAGCGCAAGCCGATCGTATTAACCATACCGAACATCCGGTATTGGCGTATGTAGGTAATCGTATCTCACCAGAAATGCAAACGCCTAAGCTGTTGTGGTTAAAACAAAATATGCCGAATACCTGGTCAAAAGCTGGATACTTTTTCGATTTGCCAGACTTTCTAACCTGGAAAGCGACTTTTGATGATAGCCGTTCACTTTGTTCAACAGTATGTAAATGGACTTACCTTGGACACGAAAGTAAATGGGATAAGAGTTTCTTTGAGCTGATTGGCTTGGAAGATCTGTTAGAGAATAATGCCAAAACCATAGGTGAACGTATTCTGCCGATGGGGCAACCTGTGGGAGATGGCTTAACGGTGCATGCTGCGGATGATCTTGGCTTAATGCCAGGTACGGCAGTAGGGACTTCAATTATTGATGCGCATGCTGGTGGTATTGGAGTGCTAGGCGCCGCAGGCATGACCGGTGAAAAAGCGGATTTCAATACCCGCTTAGCATTGATAGGAGGCACTTCTTCTTGTCATATGGCAGCAGCAAAAACAGCTCGTTTTATCGATGGTGTTTGGGGTGCCTATTACAGTGCGATGATTCCAGGTTATTGGTTGAATGAAGGCGGGCAGTCCGCGACGGGTGCGCTTATCGATCATATTATTACTTCTCATCCTTTATACGAAAGTGCCAAAGAGCAGGCAAGTAAACTAGGGCAAACGGTCTATCAGTTATTGAATGATCGCTTACTGGCATTAGCTGGCAGTAAGGAAGATATTGCGTTTTTGACTAAGGATATCCATGTATTGCCGTATTTTCACGGTAACCGTTCTCCTCGCGCCAATGCTCATTTGACCGGGACGATAACCGGGCTAAAAATGTCAAAAACCTTAGATGACATGGCACTGCAATACCTCGCGACCATTCAAGGAATCGCACTTGGTACACGTCATATTATCGAAGTTATGAATGATGCTGGCTATGAGATAGACACTATCATGGCGTGCGGTGGAGGCACGAAAAATACCGTCTTTTTGCAGGAACATGCGAACGCAACTGGATGTATGATTTTGCTACCTGAAGAGAGTGAAGCGGTGCTACTTGGTTCGGCGATGCTGGGTTCTGTTGCTGCAGGTTTCTACAGTGATATTCCTGATGCGATGAATGCCATGAGCCGTATCAGCAAGAGTGTGATGCCACAAACAGAAAGAATTAAGCATTTTTACGATGCGAAATATCAAATTTTCCACAAAATGTATCAAGATGACGCGGAATATAAAGCTTTGATGAGCGAATTCTAA